Within Gemmatimonadota bacterium, the genomic segment CTATCCTAGTCCGGTCGTTCGGCCGTCGCAAGCGCTACTATAGATGAGGCCGCCTCGGATGGGGACATCGATTCGTTGCTAACCGTATATCGCGCTTGCAGATAGAATGCCTCTCGCCGCCGAATCAGTTCGCCCAGCTTTTGGGCGGGATCACCCCCCGCGAGGAGCGGCCGGGCCTCGACCGAGGCTCCCATCCGCGCCAGCGCGACCGGCACGGGTACTCGCAGGTAGATCCCGTCCGCCCGAGCCTCGAGCAGGGCGCGATTCGCCGCATCCTCGACCCAGCCGCCCCCAGGCGCGAGCACCAGCAGAGGCCCGTCCGTCCGCAGCAGCTCCACCGAGAGTTCGCGCTCCATCGCGCGGAATCCGGTCTCTCCATTCGCCGCGAAGATCTCGGCCACAGACCGGCCTGCGCGCCGCGCGATCTCCGTGTCGAGGTCGACGAACGGCCGGTCGAGGGCGTCAGCGACCAGGGGGCCGACCGTGCTCTTGCCCGCACCGGGCGGGCCGAGCAGCACGAGGTGACGCCCGCGCCCCGCGCCTGGCGACGACCCCATGGTCAGCCGATCCGCTCGGCGACGCGCGCCAGGTATCCGTCGTGGTTGCGGCGCACCTCGCCGAGCGAATCACCGCCGAACTTCTCGAGGAACGCATCCGCGAGGACGAGCGCGGTCATCGCCTCGGCGATCACGCCCATCGCCGGCACCGCCGTGACGTCGCTGCGCTCCGCCGCCGCATCCGCCGCCGCACCGGTCCTCGTGTCCACCGTCCCCAGCGGCCGCATGAGCGTCGCGATCGGCTTCATCGCCACACGCAGCACGAGCGGTTCGCCGGTGGTCATGCCCCCTTCGAGCCCGCCGGCGCGATTGGTGCGCCGCTGCACGTTCCCCGTGCGCGGGCGCCCGGGGGCAGGCTCGATCGCGTCGTGCACCTCCGAGCCCTTGGCGCGCGCCGCCGCGAAGCCCATCCCCATCTCCACACCCTTCACCGCGGGAATCGAACAGATGGCCTGCGCGAGGCGACCGTCGAGTTTGCGGTCCCAGCTCACGTGCGCACCAAGCCCCACCGGGAGCCCCGTGACGACGACCTCGCAGATGCCGCCGAGCGTATCGCCCGCCGACTTCGCCTCATCGATCCGAGCGATCATCGCCGCCTCGGCCGCCGCGTCGAGGCATCGGAGCGGGGAATGGTCGGCCGCCGCATTGAGCTCCTCGGGGAGGTCGCGGACCGCCGTGTCGATGCCACCGAGGTGCACGAGGTGCGATCCGACGCGCACGCCGAACTCGCCGAGCAGGCGCCGCGCGATCGCACCGCATGCGACGCGCGCGGTGGTCTCGCGCGCGGAGGCTCGCTCGAGGACGTCCCGCGCATCGGCGCGGTCGAACTTGAGGAGTCCCGTGAGGTCCGCATGTCCGGGGCGCACCCGAGTCACCTGCCGGCGCCGCCCCTCGGCCGTGTCGTCCTCCGGCCGCGGGGCGGGATCCATGATGGCCTCCCAGTTGGCCCAGTCCCGGTTGCGGATGAGCATCGCGATGGGGGCGCCGATCGTCTCACCCGCTCGCACGCCGGAAAGGAACTCGATCCGGTCGGTCTCGATCTGCATGCGGCGCCCGCGCCCGTAGCCTTGCTGCCGGCGGGCGAGCTGTGCGTCCACGTCGGCGGCGAGGAGCGGCAGCCCCGCGGGCGCCCCTTCGACGAGGGCGATGAGCCCGGGGCCGTGCGATTCGCCGGCGGTATGGAAGGTGAGGTGCGGCATGGCAGTAAAGATAAGGTGTCCCGCAGGCGGCCCGGGACGAAAGAAGGGCGGGCCGAATCGGCCCGCCCCCTTTCATCCTTCAGCCTTCAGCCTCTGTCAGCGCCGGATCACTTCGCCTTCGTCGACGATGTGCGGCGTCACGAGAATGAGCAGGTCCTGCTTCCGCTCGAGCGTGCTCGTCTGGCTGAAGAGCCGGCCGATGTAGGGCACGTTCATGAGCCACGGGATCCCGCTGCGGATCTTGGTGACCTGTGTCTGCGTGAGGCCGGCGATCACCGCCGTCTCGCCGTCCGCCACGAGGACCTGGTTCTCCGCCTTGCGCTCGCTGATGCTCGGACCGGCCGCGGTCGAGGTCAGCAGCGACTGCTGCGTCGCCGAGATCTCCATCGCGATCTGCCGGTTGGCCGTCACGTGCGGGGTCACGATGAGCTCGATGCCGACCTTGAGCCGCGAGATCTGCGGCGCGACGGCCTGGATCTGACCTGCCGGGATCGGCGGCGTGAGCAGGAACGCGATCTCCTGCCCGGCGAACAGCGTCGCCTGCCGGTTGTCGATCGTCGTCGTGCTCGGCTCC encodes:
- the aroC gene encoding chorismate synthase gives rise to the protein MPHLTFHTAGESHGPGLIALVEGAPAGLPLLAADVDAQLARRQQGYGRGRRMQIETDRIEFLSGVRAGETIGAPIAMLIRNRDWANWEAIMDPAPRPEDDTAEGRRRQVTRVRPGHADLTGLLKFDRADARDVLERASARETTARVACGAIARRLLGEFGVRVGSHLVHLGGIDTAVRDLPEELNAAADHSPLRCLDAAAEAAMIARIDEAKSAGDTLGGICEVVVTGLPVGLGAHVSWDRKLDGRLAQAICSIPAVKGVEMGMGFAAARAKGSEVHDAIEPAPGRPRTGNVQRRTNRAGGLEGGMTTGEPLVLRVAMKPIATLMRPLGTVDTRTGAAADAAAERSDVTAVPAMGVIAEAMTALVLADAFLEKFGGDSLGEVRRNHDGYLARVAERIG
- a CDS encoding shikimate kinase — encoded protein: MLLGPPGAGKSTVGPLVADALDRPFVDLDTEIARRAGRSVAEIFAANGETGFRAMERELSVELLRTDGPLLVLAPGGGWVEDAANRALLEARADGIYLRVPVPVALARMGASVEARPLLAGGDPAQKLGELIRRREAFYLQARYTVSNESMSPSEAASSIVALATAERPD